In a single window of the Biomphalaria glabrata chromosome 13, xgBioGlab47.1, whole genome shotgun sequence genome:
- the LOC106061182 gene encoding uncharacterized protein LOC106061182, whose product MAVLLLAFVFCTCLSICRVSGQVAELTTEDIDAFLLEHNSVRAELQLNPLKWDNELASYAASEGGKCQFEHSNGPYGENLYASSPAKWNHAELAADAVKSWIEEQKFVDYDQWSCITRSDDSCGHYSQIVWRNTEFVGCAIVHLEWDSGPTCGNFIGELPYK is encoded by the exons ATGGCGGTGTTGCTACTTGCTTTTGTGTTCTGCACCTGCTTGAGTATTTGTCGTGTCTCGGGTCAGGTAGCTGAGCTCACCACTGAGGACATTGACGCCTTCTTGCTGGAACACAACAGTGTAAGGGCCGAGCTCCAACTCAATCCTCTG AAATGGGACAATGAACTGGCCAGTTATGCTGCCTCGGAAGGTGGAAAATGCCAGTTTGAACACTCAAATGGTCCCTACGGAGAAAACCTGTATGCAAGcagtc CTGCTAAATGGAACCACGCGGAACTTGCCGCAGACGCCGTTAAAAGTTGGATCGAGGAACAGAAATTTGTAGACTACGATCAATGGAGCTGTATTACTCGTTCTGACGACTCCTGTGGCCATTATTCTCAG ATTGTATGGAGGAACACAGAGTTTGTAGGCTGCGCTATTGTTCACCTGGAATGGGACAGTGGCCCAACTTG TGGTAACTTCATTGGTGAGCTACCGTACAAGTGA
- the LOC106061181 gene encoding uncharacterized protein LOC106061181 has protein sequence MAKLLLAILFCTCLGICHVACQVAKLTTEDINAFLLEHNNARAELQLNPLKWDYELARYAASEGKKCQFQHSNGPYGENLYASSPAKWNHPELAADAVKSWINEKNFVDYDQWSCITRSDYSCGHYSQIVWRNTEFVGCAIIHCPSGMGQWPNLVFCEYNPPGNYIGELPYK, from the exons ATGGCGAAACTGCTTCTAGCGATTTTGTTCTGTACTTGTTTGGGTATTTGTCATGTCGCATGTCAGGTAGCTAAGCTCACCACTGAGGACATTAATGCCTTCCTGCTGGAACACAATAATGCAAGGGCAGAGCTCCAACTCAATCCTCTG aaatgggACTATGAACTGGCCAGATACGCTGCTTCAGAAGGCAAAAAATGCCAATTTCAACACTCAAATGGTCCCTACGGAGAAAACCTGTATGCAAGcagtc CTGCTAAATGGAACCACCCGGAACTTGCCGCAGACGCCGTTAAAAGTTGGATCAATGAAAAGAATTTTGTAGACTACGATCAATGGAGCTGTATTACTCGTTCTGACTATTCTTGTGGCCATTATTCTCAG attgtatggagaaacacggAGTTTGTAGGCTGTGCTATAATCCATTGTCCATCTGGAATGGGACAGTGGCCCAACTTGGTCTTCTGCGAGTATAATCCACC TGGTAACTACATTGGTGAGCTACCgtataagtga